In the Candidatus Cloacimonas acidaminovorans str. Evry genome, one interval contains:
- a CDS encoding UDP-N-acetylmuramoyl-L-alanyl-D-glutamate--2,6-diaminopimelate ligase: MINRILYALQQHSLLVETANLAKLENWQGKVQTDNRKIKPGDIFVCIQGANFDGHNFINSALEKGAAIIVCREINKRDIPYIKVKDTRKAAAVIARTVMLPQKIPYTLIGITGTNGKTTTSLLLYEALRNLGFRCGWIGTLGYYIEGKAFPSERTTPDIIELNEIFGQMIEAKVDYVVMEVSSHSLSLDRIYGVKFDYCLFSNLGRDHLDFHQTLENYGKAKMSFFEQGAKDGSISVINTADAFGVQIKDMLKEKQAKVYSLGGNDAEFQYSDIKTDINTSSFKLIAENCEIPVTSRLIGSFNIQNLGLTVLTLYALGFSPEAIHNSLKDIPPVQGRLERVENNFNIGIFIDYAHTPEAIDNVLKAVEDLPHKRILCLIGAGGDRDKGKRPLMLKSALNHSDVVIISDDNPRSENPERIIKDIVSSSDIFLPWWIIRNRQQAISSIIRLAQEEDIVLICGKGSEDYQEIEGVRHHFNDREETLKALAEKEIKDKADDELILPIDQTLLKLLLLPNWEPEPNGYQETYSYNYLSIDSRSIKPGSVFIAIKGEKYDGHSYLGDVLKIKENCAIGEIPYPLNQFSEENSYYQVENCLETMGLICRKYLQLFPAKRIALTGSTGKTTCKELMAQVLQSSAPVLKTLANENNIIGLCKTIIRIKPEQQYAIFELGTNHFGEIAALADVANPDIGIILNIGPSHLEYFGDEEGVFREKITLFKRPLALRLYPGDDFRFDYLANEGISIGYNENSDYRITRHKCNKDNQSFYLNEDLWFLPYGAPHYAINSAFAIVLGLKLGIDKEKMQTALNKPIQLELRNQVEKRGTGLLILDCYNANPYSMQKALEYWQELNPEQPHYAILGDMLELGESSILYHQMISAMLAEMRYEKLYTVGNYSRIYHPEKESPIFHYNTVEELIADRKLNSLPENAIILVKGSHAIQLERVIPILKGED; encoded by the coding sequence GTGATAAACAGAATCCTATATGCCCTTCAACAGCATTCTCTCCTTGTGGAAACAGCAAATTTGGCAAAGCTGGAAAACTGGCAAGGAAAAGTGCAGACAGATAACCGGAAAATTAAGCCCGGAGATATATTTGTCTGCATTCAAGGTGCTAATTTTGACGGACATAACTTCATCAATTCCGCTTTGGAAAAAGGTGCCGCTATTATTGTCTGCAGGGAAATCAATAAAAGAGATATACCCTATATTAAAGTGAAAGATACTCGTAAAGCAGCTGCTGTTATTGCCAGAACCGTAATGCTGCCCCAAAAAATTCCTTATACATTAATAGGTATAACTGGAACGAATGGCAAAACTACTACTTCCTTGTTGCTCTATGAAGCATTAAGAAATCTGGGCTTCCGTTGCGGCTGGATTGGAACTTTGGGTTACTATATTGAAGGTAAAGCATTCCCCTCCGAAAGAACAACTCCCGATATCATTGAACTGAATGAAATTTTTGGGCAAATGATAGAAGCAAAAGTTGATTATGTGGTGATGGAGGTTTCTTCTCATTCTCTTTCTCTGGACAGGATTTACGGAGTTAAATTTGACTACTGTCTATTTAGCAATCTGGGACGCGACCATCTTGATTTTCACCAAACCCTGGAAAATTACGGCAAAGCCAAGATGAGCTTTTTTGAACAAGGAGCAAAAGATGGCAGCATATCTGTTATCAATACGGCTGATGCTTTTGGAGTTCAGATAAAGGATATGCTGAAAGAAAAGCAGGCAAAAGTTTATTCTCTTGGGGGCAATGATGCTGAATTTCAATACTCGGATATAAAAACGGATATAAACACCAGCAGTTTTAAGCTGATTGCGGAAAATTGCGAAATTCCGGTTACCAGTCGTTTAATTGGCAGTTTCAATATTCAAAACCTGGGTTTAACAGTTTTAACATTATATGCTTTAGGATTCAGTCCTGAGGCAATACACAATTCTCTGAAGGATATTCCTCCCGTTCAAGGCAGATTGGAAAGAGTGGAAAATAACTTTAATATCGGAATTTTTATTGATTATGCCCATACCCCCGAAGCAATAGATAATGTGTTAAAAGCAGTGGAAGATTTGCCTCATAAAAGGATTCTCTGTTTAATCGGCGCTGGAGGCGATAGAGATAAGGGTAAAAGACCTTTAATGCTAAAATCAGCTTTAAATCATAGTGATGTTGTTATTATCAGTGACGATAATCCTCGTAGTGAAAATCCGGAAAGGATTATTAAAGATATTGTTTCCTCTTCAGATATCTTTTTGCCTTGGTGGATTATCAGAAATCGGCAACAGGCAATTTCTTCCATAATCCGTCTTGCCCAAGAAGAGGATATAGTTCTTATCTGTGGAAAAGGAAGTGAAGATTATCAGGAAATTGAAGGTGTCCGACATCATTTTAATGACCGCGAAGAGACCTTGAAAGCTCTTGCCGAAAAAGAAATAAAAGATAAAGCTGATGACGAATTGATTTTGCCGATAGATCAAACCCTGTTGAAATTATTACTCTTGCCAAATTGGGAACCAGAACCTAATGGATACCAAGAAACATATTCTTATAATTATCTTTCTATAGATTCCCGTTCTATAAAGCCGGGAAGTGTTTTTATAGCTATAAAAGGTGAAAAATACGATGGACACAGCTATCTGGGAGATGTCCTGAAAATTAAAGAGAATTGTGCAATCGGGGAAATACCTTATCCGCTTAATCAATTCTCAGAGGAAAATAGCTATTATCAAGTGGAAAATTGCCTTGAGACAATGGGGCTTATCTGCAGAAAATATTTACAGCTGTTCCCAGCCAAGAGAATTGCCCTCACAGGAAGCACAGGTAAAACTACCTGTAAAGAATTAATGGCTCAAGTTCTGCAAAGCTCAGCTCCCGTTTTAAAGACACTGGCAAATGAAAATAATATAATCGGCTTATGTAAAACTATTATCAGAATCAAGCCGGAACAGCAGTATGCAATCTTTGAACTGGGAACCAATCACTTTGGAGAAATTGCTGCTCTGGCTGATGTAGCTAATCCTGATATTGGTATTATTTTGAATATCGGACCTTCTCATCTTGAATATTTCGGGGATGAAGAAGGCGTTTTTAGAGAAAAAATCACTCTTTTTAAGAGACCGCTTGCTTTGCGTTTATATCCTGGGGATGATTTTCGCTTTGATTATCTTGCCAATGAAGGAATAAGCATCGGTTACAATGAGAATAGCGATTATAGAATAACTCGGCATAAATGTAATAAAGATAATCAATCGTTTTACTTGAATGAGGACTTGTGGTTTTTACCTTATGGAGCGCCACACTATGCAATAAATTCTGCTTTTGCCATTGTTTTGGGATTAAAACTGGGAATAGACAAAGAAAAGATGCAAACGGCATTAAATAAACCTATTCAGCTGGAATTGAGAAATCAGGTAGAAAAAAGAGGAACAGGATTATTAATTCTGGATTGCTACAATGCTAATCCTTATTCAATGCAAAAAGCACTGGAATATTGGCAGGAACTAAATCCGGAACAACCTCATTATGCTATTTTGGGTGATATGCTGGAACTGGGAGAAAGCTCTATTTTATATCACCAAATGATTTCCGCAATGTTAGCAGAAATGCGTTACGAAAAATTATATACTGTTGGAAACTATTCCCGTATTTATCATCCGGAAAAAGAAAGCCCTATTTTTCATTACAACACAGTGGAAGAACTGATTGCTGACCGAAAATTGAATTCCCTTCCCGAAAATGCCATTATCTTAGTAAAGGGCTCACATGCAATTCAGTTGGAGCGTGTAATCCCTATCTTGAAAGGAGAGGACTAA
- a CDS encoding penicillin-binding protein, translated as MCKFCWTKMKSRYYFLVVIFALVAVIWIAYLFCIQILDPFHLAGARRMRYTPQKEILIPRRGSILDAQGNLLVSSVIYYQIDIDRSSVASWAKEEKIPLEKAFEKYAEVMSSHTTLNKDDVIKRLNYGNKTSSIQISNKISEVELDKLIKELKTKDMPGLVHSFASMKRIYSKDILAARVLGSVREVSDGYDPATNSKSLYKLAGVCGIESTYDKYLSGNYGWKEVVLDANHQPVPYPNLHSKKPENGYNLYLTIDSKIQEIVENALYEGMENYGAKNAGAIVMDPNTGKILAMAGVSGEDKTEDPNFVRVKSNIPVSFMFEPGSTMKPLTMLPAIEHKLVKPTETFQCGRYQVGRRVISDTHQYGELTPREIITKSSNVGIAKIAERIGPTRLYENFIALGFGQKTALNLAGESSGMFAKLQNWDGYTLHSIAFGQGISTTALQLATAYSAIANGGKLMKPIIVETIKDDEGKIIEQFEPSVLRNVASTAATDTIKSYLQGVVDSGTARHIKMDYIQVGGKTGTAQKNITGTKGYSQGKYSSVFIGMFPIEKPQMVVVVFFDEPAPGFHYGSTSSAPTFKKIVENILFMPDCQILPYNERLMQTSLTMPKLTGMHLFQAENTLSHYGFQYKVEGPDSASIVIDQYPKAGVTVDPHYPITLKIGPNADKKAPVYETGTMPNLVGLSLREALKQASIQGLAVNIRGSGMVRSQSVLPGSRILKGSKCYLEASL; from the coding sequence ATGTGCAAATTTTGCTGGACTAAGATGAAATCCCGTTATTACTTTTTAGTTGTTATTTTTGCTCTGGTAGCTGTTATCTGGATTGCATATTTATTCTGCATTCAGATTTTAGACCCTTTTCATCTAGCAGGCGCAAGAAGAATGCGTTATACACCCCAAAAAGAAATCCTGATTCCGCGTCGGGGTTCTATTTTAGATGCCCAGGGTAATCTTTTAGTAAGCTCCGTAATCTATTATCAGATAGATATTGACCGTAGTTCTGTTGCATCTTGGGCAAAAGAAGAAAAAATACCTTTAGAAAAAGCATTTGAAAAGTATGCCGAGGTTATGTCCTCTCACACCACTCTAAATAAAGATGATGTAATAAAGCGCTTGAATTATGGAAATAAAACCAGTTCTATTCAAATAAGCAATAAAATAAGCGAAGTGGAACTGGATAAATTAATCAAGGAACTAAAGACAAAGGATATGCCCGGTTTGGTTCACAGCTTTGCCTCAATGAAAAGAATTTATTCCAAGGACATTTTAGCTGCCAGAGTTTTAGGTTCTGTGCGCGAGGTCTCCGATGGCTATGACCCTGCTACAAATAGTAAATCCCTCTACAAACTTGCCGGGGTCTGCGGAATTGAATCCACTTACGATAAATACCTTTCCGGAAACTACGGTTGGAAAGAAGTTGTTTTAGATGCTAATCATCAACCTGTTCCCTATCCTAATCTTCATTCCAAAAAGCCGGAAAACGGATATAATTTATATTTAACAATTGATTCCAAGATACAGGAGATTGTGGAAAATGCCCTTTACGAAGGGATGGAAAATTATGGAGCCAAAAATGCCGGCGCTATTGTTATGGACCCCAATACAGGTAAAATTTTAGCTATGGCAGGTGTTTCCGGAGAAGATAAAACAGAAGACCCCAATTTCGTGAGGGTAAAATCCAATATTCCTGTTAGTTTTATGTTTGAACCCGGCTCTACAATGAAGCCCTTAACTATGCTACCAGCAATTGAACACAAACTCGTTAAACCAACTGAAACATTTCAGTGCGGTAGATATCAAGTAGGACGAAGGGTTATTTCCGATACGCATCAATATGGAGAATTAACTCCCCGGGAAATTATAACCAAATCCAGCAATGTAGGTATTGCTAAAATAGCTGAAAGAATTGGTCCTACGCGGCTTTATGAAAATTTCATCGCTTTGGGTTTTGGCCAAAAAACGGCTTTGAATTTGGCAGGTGAATCCAGTGGAATGTTTGCCAAACTGCAAAATTGGGATGGCTATACTTTACATTCCATAGCTTTTGGACAAGGAATTTCTACTACTGCATTACAACTTGCCACTGCCTATAGTGCCATAGCTAACGGTGGAAAACTGATGAAGCCCATAATTGTGGAAACCATAAAAGATGACGAAGGCAAAATTATTGAACAATTTGAGCCCTCCGTCTTACGCAATGTTGCCTCTACCGCTGCTACGGATACAATTAAATCCTATCTGCAAGGAGTTGTAGATTCTGGAACTGCCAGACATATAAAAATGGATTATATTCAGGTTGGCGGTAAAACAGGAACCGCTCAAAAAAATATAACCGGCACTAAAGGTTACAGCCAGGGAAAATACAGTTCCGTATTTATAGGTATGTTTCCTATTGAAAAACCCCAGATGGTAGTTGTGGTCTTTTTTGATGAACCTGCTCCCGGTTTTCATTATGGCAGCACAAGTAGCGCTCCAACCTTTAAAAAGATTGTGGAAAATATCCTCTTTATGCCCGATTGTCAGATTTTACCCTATAATGAACGCTTGATGCAGACCTCGTTAACTATGCCAAAATTAACCGGAATGCATCTCTTTCAAGCAGAAAATACACTTAGCCATTACGGTTTTCAATATAAAGTGGAAGGACCCGATTCTGCTTCCATTGTTATAGATCAATATCCTAAAGCGGGAGTTACGGTAGACCCCCATTATCCTATAACCTTAAAAATAGGACCCAATGCCGATAAAAAAGCTCCCGTTTATGAAACAGGCACGATGCCCAATTTAGTAGGACTTAGTTTACGGGAAGCATTAAAACAGGCATCAATTCAAGGACTGGCAGTTAATATTCGCGGTTCAGGAATGGTGCGTTCACAATCCGTGCTTCCAGGAAGTAGAATTCTGAAAGGCAGTAAATGCTATCTGGAGGCATCTTTGTGA
- the rsmH gene encoding 16S rRNA (cytosine(1402)-N(4))-methyltransferase RsmH: MTFHTPVMVKECLSYLNLRAGYIYVDATTGGGGHSLAMLKAQPEIKLYCFDQDSEAIEEAGKILHNYNNVELIQANFKQLRTELAYRKIKGIDGILFDLGVSSHQLECTERGFSFEKDAPLDMRMDKNLKNSAYNAVNELDTKTLTNIFREYGEEQNAYRIAKAIEKSSKPIKTTRELAKIVESIAGKGTKASLKTKVRVFQALRIYVNKELESLSLALQDAINLLNPQGRIVVISYHSLEDRIVKQTFKKAEQKNEEQSVLPNSNKNHQQQLIILTKKPVTATEEEILVNPRSRSAKLRAGEKVQREKRETKTSRKPNRQNSQEEK; this comes from the coding sequence ATGACTTTTCACACTCCGGTGATGGTTAAAGAATGCCTCTCCTACTTAAATTTGAGAGCAGGATATATTTATGTAGATGCCACAACCGGAGGTGGAGGACATAGTTTAGCTATGCTAAAAGCCCAACCTGAAATTAAGCTATATTGTTTTGACCAGGATAGTGAGGCAATAGAAGAAGCAGGAAAAATACTTCATAACTATAATAATGTAGAACTGATACAAGCTAATTTTAAACAATTACGCACGGAGCTTGCCTATCGTAAAATAAAAGGAATTGATGGCATTCTTTTTGATTTGGGTGTTTCTTCTCACCAGCTGGAATGCACGGAACGCGGTTTCAGTTTTGAAAAAGATGCTCCTTTGGATATGCGAATGGATAAAAACCTGAAAAACAGTGCCTATAATGCGGTTAACGAATTGGACACTAAAACACTGACCAATATTTTCAGAGAATACGGAGAAGAACAAAATGCCTATCGTATAGCCAAAGCCATAGAAAAAAGTTCCAAACCTATAAAGACCACAAGAGAACTGGCAAAAATTGTAGAAAGCATAGCAGGAAAAGGAACAAAAGCATCATTAAAAACCAAAGTTAGAGTTTTTCAAGCATTAAGAATTTATGTAAATAAAGAATTGGAATCCCTTTCCCTTGCTTTGCAGGATGCCATCAATCTGTTAAATCCCCAAGGCAGGATAGTTGTTATCAGCTATCATTCGCTGGAAGATAGAATTGTGAAACAGACATTTAAAAAAGCGGAACAGAAAAATGAAGAGCAGTCGGTTTTACCTAATAGTAATAAAAACCATCAGCAGCAGTTAATTATTTTAACCAAAAAACCTGTAACAGCCACGGAAGAAGAAATTTTAGTTAATCCCCGTTCACGCAGTGCAAAATTGCGTGCGGGAGAAAAAGTGCAAAGGGAAAAAAGAGAAACAAAAACCAGTCGGAAACCAAACCGACAAAATTCACAGGAGGAAAAATGA
- a CDS encoding division/cell wall cluster transcriptional repressor MraZ, whose translation MSGEFLGIFENAVHKQRVIIPAAFKKKFSEEAEKKVVVTLGPNNTIAIYPLDCWKATLERLQNGDEHCHKLRTQLIDFAMTEQELEGPGRVRIHEMLLNEVDITDSVVIKGEGHYISLWNPKVYNEVRASKLNQHRKQFTSEDYQL comes from the coding sequence ATGTCTGGTGAATTTCTTGGTATCTTTGAAAATGCTGTGCATAAACAAAGGGTAATAATTCCGGCTGCTTTCAAGAAGAAATTTTCGGAAGAAGCGGAAAAAAAGGTTGTTGTTACTTTAGGTCCCAATAATACGATTGCCATTTATCCTTTGGATTGCTGGAAAGCAACACTGGAACGCTTACAAAACGGTGATGAACATTGTCATAAACTTCGCACTCAATTAATTGATTTTGCGATGACGGAACAGGAATTGGAAGGACCTGGAAGGGTGCGCATTCATGAAATGCTATTAAATGAAGTTGATATTACGGATAGTGTTGTTATTAAAGGTGAAGGACATTATATTTCACTTTGGAATCCCAAGGTTTATAATGAAGTGCGTGCCAGTAAACTCAATCAACATCGTAAACAATTCACTTCTGAGGATTATCAATTATGA